One window from the genome of Streptomyces sp. NBC_00708 encodes:
- a CDS encoding DUF3263 domain-containing protein — MTALPPNGPAGADEPAPLSDRDRAVLAVERRAWAGPGAKERAIREGLGLSPTRYYQLLNALLDDRRALEEDPVTVNRLRRVREARRGRR; from the coding sequence ATGACCGCCCTCCCCCCGAACGGCCCAGCCGGTGCCGACGAGCCCGCCCCGCTGTCCGACCGCGACCGCGCGGTGCTGGCGGTCGAGCGGCGCGCCTGGGCCGGGCCCGGGGCGAAGGAGCGGGCGATCCGGGAGGGGCTGGGGCTGTCGCCGACGCGGTACTACCAGCTTCTGAACGCGTTGCTGGACGACCGGCGGGCGCTGGAGGAGGACCCGGTGACGGTGAATCGCCTCCGCCGCGTGCGGGAGGCCCGGCGGGGGAGGCGGTAG